Proteins from one Candidatus Desulfovibrio trichonymphae genomic window:
- a CDS encoding glycosyltransferase family protein has translation MAHVLYGIHGTGHGHAMRGLTIARRLSQHNFLFVASDDATKVLEREFPVRRLPNLGTVFHNYKVDFSATIARATPLLLKQQGYIRQALSIIDEFKPDVCMTDLEYFVPRAAERAGLPCLTLDHQHVITCCRHCLPPGMWADALLQGITPRWLFRPTSDNLIVSFYAPPVLPRCKARVAPPILRDSVLALSSGDEGHILVYQSNSIHSNLIDFLRRATDRLCYVYGYRRAEGREGNVVFMKKNEEVFLRLLAGCAYVIQGGSHTLMSEALHLGKPILALPIGAMVEQRLNALYVERLNYGMQADIRTLTPDMLKKFEGHLPAYRAAIAAGNFCGNEIVFGLTDAFIKSGALPLA, from the coding sequence ATGGCGCACGTACTTTACGGCATTCACGGCACGGGGCATGGACACGCCATGCGTGGTTTGACCATTGCCCGCCGCCTGTCACAGCACAATTTTCTTTTTGTCGCGTCAGATGACGCGACAAAGGTGCTGGAGCGGGAATTTCCCGTACGCCGTCTGCCCAATTTAGGCACGGTATTTCACAATTACAAAGTGGACTTCAGCGCCACCATTGCCCGCGCTACGCCCCTGCTACTGAAACAGCAGGGCTATATACGCCAGGCGTTGAGCATTATTGACGAATTCAAGCCTGACGTCTGCATGACAGACCTGGAGTATTTTGTGCCGCGCGCGGCAGAGCGGGCGGGCCTGCCCTGTCTCACGCTCGATCACCAGCACGTCATTACCTGCTGCCGCCACTGCCTGCCGCCCGGCATGTGGGCGGACGCATTGCTGCAAGGCATAACGCCGCGCTGGCTCTTCAGGCCTACAAGCGACAATCTGATTGTTTCTTTTTACGCTCCGCCGGTGTTGCCACGCTGCAAGGCGCGCGTGGCACCGCCCATTCTGCGCGACAGCGTGCTGGCCCTGTCCTCAGGTGACGAAGGCCACATACTGGTCTACCAAAGCAATTCCATCCACAGCAACCTGATTGATTTTTTGCGCCGCGCGACGGACCGCCTGTGCTATGTTTACGGCTACCGCCGCGCGGAAGGCCGTGAAGGCAATGTCGTTTTTATGAAAAAAAACGAAGAAGTTTTTTTACGTCTGCTTGCAGGCTGCGCCTATGTTATCCAGGGCGGCAGCCACACCCTGATGAGCGAGGCGCTTCACCTCGGCAAGCCCATACTTGCCCTGCCGATCGGCGCCATGGTGGAACAGCGCCTCAATGCCCTGTATGTGGAGCGCCTGAACTACGGCATGCAGGCGGACATACGCACCCTCACGCCGGACATGCTCAAAAAGTTTGAAGGCCATCTGCCCGCATACCGGGCCGCCATCGCCGCCGGTAATTTTTGCGGCAACGAGATCGTGTTCGGACTGACAGACGCATTTATCAAAAGCGGCGCGTTGCCGCTTGCCTGA
- a CDS encoding ABC transporter substrate-binding protein — translation MFFKKDPHEDAAHRYPVQLSGGMAQRVALARSLARRAELFLLDEPFSSLDGITRGTMQKHLLSITRKYRSSALVVTHDMDEGIMLADRLILAETGTAQSVRIGYLPITDSSPLLIAHANKLFEAEGLSVEKPRMFRSWSQVVEAFMAGQVNLVHLLSPITVWARFGSKFPARVNRLEPHGRIRPERSPQNCFRKRSGRQKSGHTILVFHP, via the coding sequence ATCTTTTTTAAAAAAGACCCTCATGAAGATGCGGCGCACAGATACCCGGTGCAGCTGTCCGGCGGCATGGCCCAACGCGTGGCGTTGGCGCGCTCTTTGGCGCGACGGGCGGAGCTGTTTTTACTGGATGAACCCTTTTCGTCCCTAGACGGCATTACGCGCGGAACAATGCAGAAGCATCTCTTGAGCATTACGCGCAAATACAGAAGCTCCGCCCTGGTTGTGACCCATGATATGGATGAAGGGATCATGCTGGCGGATCGGCTGATCCTGGCGGAAACAGGGACGGCGCAGTCTGTACGCATCGGCTATCTGCCCATCACGGACAGTTCTCCGCTGCTCATTGCCCATGCCAACAAATTGTTTGAAGCGGAAGGGCTATCTGTTGAAAAACCCCGCATGTTCCGTTCCTGGTCGCAGGTGGTAGAGGCTTTTATGGCCGGGCAGGTCAATCTTGTGCACCTGCTGTCGCCTATTACCGTGTGGGCGCGATTCGGCTCAAAATTTCCGGCCCGCGTCAACCGCCTGGAACCACATGGCCGGATCCGGCCTGAGCGTAGCCCACAAAATTGCTTCCGTAAACGATCTGGGCGGCAAAAAAGTGGCCATACCATTCTGGTATTCCATCCATAA
- the thiD gene encoding bifunctional hydroxymethylpyrimidine kinase/phosphomethylpyrimidine kinase, translating into MLRPPNILTIAGSDSGGGAGIQADLKTIMALGGYGMSVITALTAQNGMGVAGIHAPSPDFVALELAAVLEGFPVAAAKTGMLYSAAIIRAVAPVLRERAFPLVVDPVSVSQSGSLLLQEDAVAALKEEILPGCDLLTPNRLEAELLSGVSVSGIEDACAAGEKLLDMGVRAVLIKGGHMPGDIVVTDVLCAAGKEPKILPQAKVDTENNHGTGCTLSAAIATGLGRGLPLPAAVKEAQEFLNRALRQSYNPGKGCGPVNHADGMTV; encoded by the coding sequence ATGTTGCGTCCGCCGAATATTTTGACAATCGCAGGGTCCGACTCCGGGGGCGGGGCCGGCATTCAGGCAGATCTGAAAACCATTATGGCCTTGGGTGGCTACGGCATGAGCGTCATCACCGCACTCACCGCCCAGAACGGCATGGGCGTCGCGGGCATTCACGCGCCGTCCCCCGACTTTGTCGCGCTTGAACTCGCGGCGGTGCTGGAAGGCTTTCCCGTGGCGGCCGCCAAGACCGGCATGCTGTATTCAGCCGCGATTATTCGTGCTGTAGCACCTGTGCTGCGCGAGCGCGCTTTTCCTCTTGTGGTGGACCCTGTGTCGGTGAGTCAGAGCGGCAGCCTTTTGCTGCAGGAGGATGCCGTCGCCGCATTGAAGGAGGAAATTTTGCCGGGCTGTGACCTGCTGACGCCCAACAGATTGGAAGCGGAACTGCTCTCAGGTGTGAGCGTTTCCGGCATTGAGGACGCCTGCGCCGCCGGCGAAAAACTGCTGGACATGGGAGTCAGGGCCGTTCTGATCAAGGGTGGGCATATGCCGGGCGACATTGTTGTGACAGATGTTTTATGTGCAGCGGGCAAAGAGCCGAAAATCTTGCCGCAGGCAAAGGTGGATACCGAAAACAATCACGGCACGGGCTGCACGCTGTCGGCGGCCATAGCAACAGGCCTCGGCAGAGGGCTGCCCCTGCCGGCGGCAGTGAAAGAAGCCCAGGAATTTTTAAATCGCGCCCTGCGGCAAAGCTATAATCCGGGCAAGGGCTGTGGCCCTGTCAATCACGCGGACGGCATGACAGTATGA
- a CDS encoding M16 family metallopeptidase, which translates to MRCLLFVPVLLLVIAVSSCGSAGLAFAGEGRLTRLPNGLGVYIIKDTRFPLVCVRLYVGTGSVNETRRQAGISHALEHMVFKGTDHRPKGQAAREVEALGGYLNATTGFDKTTYITDMPAAHWRTGLDVVKDMAFQAKLDAKDLETEKNVIISELEIGEDSPMRRLFEELQTAGLHNTAYGRPIIGYRDTVRAFSAEDLRSYVKRWYQPQNMLLLVAGDIDEDAVHAYAAKLFGGLKNSEALPAVATPDLCNAAGGPRVEVHRGPWSKVYLGISFPVPGLRDLRSVDLDVLSYLLGGDGTSFLRNKYKYDKHLVDEISVHNMSMAHVGLLTITATMDADKAAFFWQEFIRDMAKLRAKDFSAASLQRAKFNLEDEMDRAGETLNGLASWRGAVQFDLGGLEAERNLRFSQRTVDENRLQRAISDWLVPQRARVRVLAPQNAALPDFEAQLQQNWPGAGNVSAVATGQSHAGQRETLDLGMGRTLVLIPDATVPYISLELMMPGGNALISPEEQGLAELTARALTTGCAGFNAKGIERYFSERAASVDARAGLQTFGVSLTGHSRFNADYFTILGDMMRKPRFEKNEVRREAEDMKSAIRQRADRPLAYLFAKVNPFLFPGGHVYGFDGLGTPAGLDRFDGKNVREFWKRQSAQPWVLSVAGDFDRDDVLAFVKSLPEPAKISFRPDGEVLVTQPEWGNAHKLTLNLSGRNQAHLLRLFKAVPLSHPDAPALLLLREALSGQSGLLFSSLRDDQGLGYSVTAFYRAMPESGFMAFYIGTTADRMEQAKQGFAGVTAAVKTKPLPEKLLRAAYNQLVGDFYRQRQSLASRAGEAATDAVLHNPRDFQKTLIANAAKLTPADVQAAARKYLNDDDSYEVQLTP; encoded by the coding sequence ATGCGTTGCCTGCTTTTTGTTCCGGTACTACTGTTGGTTATTGCTGTCTCGTCATGCGGGTCAGCCGGCCTCGCGTTTGCCGGCGAAGGGCGTTTGACCCGCCTTCCGAACGGGCTTGGCGTCTATATTATCAAGGATACGCGCTTCCCCCTTGTCTGTGTCAGGCTCTATGTGGGTACGGGCTCTGTCAATGAGACACGGCGTCAGGCGGGAATCAGCCATGCGCTTGAGCACATGGTTTTCAAAGGTACGGATCATCGCCCCAAGGGGCAGGCGGCACGTGAGGTTGAGGCGTTGGGAGGGTATCTGAACGCGACCACCGGTTTTGATAAAACCACCTATATCACGGATATGCCGGCAGCGCATTGGCGTACCGGCCTGGATGTTGTGAAAGACATGGCTTTTCAGGCAAAACTTGACGCGAAAGATCTGGAAACTGAAAAAAATGTCATCATTTCCGAGCTGGAAATCGGCGAAGATTCGCCCATGCGCAGGCTTTTTGAAGAACTTCAGACAGCCGGCCTGCACAATACCGCGTACGGCCGGCCGATCATCGGCTACCGGGACACGGTGCGGGCTTTTTCCGCCGAGGATCTGCGTTCGTATGTCAAACGCTGGTATCAGCCGCAAAACATGCTCCTGCTGGTGGCCGGAGACATTGATGAGGACGCGGTGCATGCCTATGCGGCAAAGCTCTTCGGCGGTTTGAAAAACAGTGAGGCTTTACCTGCAGTTGCAACCCCCGATCTTTGCAATGCGGCGGGCGGTCCGCGTGTTGAAGTGCACAGAGGCCCCTGGAGCAAGGTTTATCTTGGAATCTCCTTTCCCGTGCCGGGATTGCGCGATCTGCGCTCTGTGGATCTGGATGTTCTTTCGTATCTGCTCGGCGGGGACGGCACGTCATTTTTGCGGAATAAGTACAAGTACGACAAACATCTGGTGGATGAGATAAGCGTGCACAATATGAGTATGGCGCACGTGGGGCTTTTGACCATTACGGCCACGATGGACGCAGACAAGGCAGCGTTTTTCTGGCAGGAATTTATCAGGGATATGGCGAAACTCAGGGCAAAGGATTTCAGTGCCGCATCCCTGCAGCGCGCCAAATTTAATCTGGAAGACGAGATGGACAGGGCGGGCGAAACGCTGAATGGTCTCGCCTCGTGGCGCGGGGCAGTGCAATTTGATCTGGGCGGGCTTGAGGCGGAGCGGAACCTGCGTTTCAGCCAGCGTACAGTGGACGAGAACCGTCTGCAGCGCGCCATCAGTGACTGGCTTGTGCCGCAGCGCGCGCGCGTTCGCGTGCTGGCACCGCAAAATGCGGCGCTGCCGGATTTTGAAGCGCAGCTCCAGCAAAACTGGCCCGGCGCAGGTAATGTGTCTGCAGTCGCGACAGGACAAAGCCATGCCGGGCAGCGTGAAACGCTCGACCTGGGCATGGGGCGCACGCTTGTGCTGATTCCCGACGCCACTGTGCCCTATATTTCTCTGGAGTTGATGATGCCGGGCGGCAATGCCCTGATCAGCCCGGAGGAGCAGGGTCTGGCCGAGTTGACGGCGCGCGCGCTCACGACAGGGTGTGCCGGTTTTAACGCCAAGGGCATAGAACGGTATTTTTCTGAACGCGCCGCTTCTGTCGACGCCAGGGCGGGTTTGCAGACGTTCGGTGTGTCGCTGACAGGGCACTCGCGCTTCAATGCGGACTATTTCACCATACTCGGCGACATGATGCGAAAGCCGCGTTTTGAGAAAAATGAAGTGCGGCGTGAGGCGGAAGATATGAAATCCGCCATCCGGCAGCGCGCGGACAGGCCGTTGGCCTATCTCTTTGCCAAGGTGAATCCTTTCCTTTTCCCTGGCGGACATGTGTATGGATTTGACGGTCTGGGCACGCCGGCCGGTCTGGATCGTTTTGACGGCAAAAATGTTCGTGAATTCTGGAAGCGTCAGTCTGCTCAGCCGTGGGTGCTTTCCGTGGCCGGAGATTTTGACAGGGACGACGTGCTGGCTTTTGTGAAAAGTCTGCCTGAACCGGCAAAAATATCTTTTCGTCCCGACGGGGAGGTTTTGGTGACGCAGCCGGAATGGGGAAACGCGCATAAGCTGACGCTCAATCTGTCCGGCCGCAATCAGGCCCATCTGCTGCGGTTGTTTAAAGCCGTGCCGTTAAGCCACCCGGATGCGCCGGCCCTGTTGCTGCTGCGGGAGGCTCTTTCCGGCCAGAGCGGACTGTTGTTCTCCTCTCTGCGTGATGATCAGGGCCTGGGATATTCTGTGACGGCCTTTTACCGCGCCATGCCGGAGTCGGGATTTATGGCGTTTTATATCGGCACGACCGCTGACAGGATGGAGCAGGCCAAACAGGGCTTTGCAGGGGTGACTGCCGCCGTCAAAACAAAACCTCTGCCGGAAAAATTGCTCAGAGCGGCCTATAATCAGCTTGTAGGCGATTTCTACAGGCAACGCCAAAGCTTGGCCTCACGCGCAGGAGAAGCGGCCACGGACGCTGTTTTGCACAATCCGCGGGATTTTCAGAAAACGCTGATTGCAAATGCCGCCAAACTGACGCCCGCAGACGTGCAGGCCGCAGCCCGCAAGTACCTGAACGACGATGATTCCTATGAAGTGCAGCTGACTCCATAA
- a CDS encoding autotransporter domain-containing protein → MWSWQGQILPRGFDPIDSHRLRGGARFAYAINEYISPYIGAAFEYEFDGKARASVWGYDLKAAKFEGETGIGEAGLVFKPSSKSPWLVDLGVQGYVGKREGVSGSLRVGLEF, encoded by the coding sequence ATGTGGTCATGGCAAGGACAAATTCTCCCGCGCGGATTTGATCCGATTGATTCTCATCGTCTGCGTGGCGGAGCTCGATTTGCCTATGCAATCAACGAGTATATCAGCCCTTATATCGGTGCGGCCTTCGAATATGAATTTGACGGCAAGGCAAGAGCGTCTGTATGGGGCTATGATCTCAAGGCTGCGAAGTTCGAAGGAGAAACGGGCATTGGTGAAGCGGGTTTGGTTTTTAAACCTTCCAGCAAATCTCCGTGGCTCGTTGATCTCGGCGTGCAGGGCTATGTCGGCAAACGCGAAGGCGTGAGCGGTTCCCTCCGCGTGGGACTGGAATTCTAG